DNA from Triticum aestivum cultivar Chinese Spring chromosome 7D, IWGSC CS RefSeq v2.1, whole genome shotgun sequence:
AATGTTGACAAatcattatctatatttttttaccAAATTTATAAATATTCATGCGttaaaaactattaaaaaaataaaacatatAAAAAgtgataaaataaaaaaataaaaataaaaataaaaaatgcaacaagataaacatTAAAAGCTGCATATAAACACCAAACTATAAAAGAGACGAAAGAACCTTCCGAAAAAAAATATTCAATAATACATGAACCTGGATGTATCCCCACAATGAACGGGAAATAAATTTTTTGATATTTCCTATATATTGCATGAACGTTTATTGGGTCATTCTTttgaggattttttttcttttatcccGTTCGGTAACGGTGCTTTTTAGAGATTTTCGTGTTTATTTGAGTGTCGTTCTTGTTTTTGTCTATTTCTTTAGGTTTTTTCTTTTTACTTCCTCCATCCCAAATTAGTTGTCTTTGATGATTTTAGATACGGTAATTTAAGTGAACTAATTTGTGAAGGATATAATATTTTTCTATTACTCTCAAAATTTATTCAGGAATTAAAAAAACATTCATATTGTTTGTAAGAAAAttctcaaatttaaaaaatgttaaggAATTTCTATAGATGTTCACATTTTTTTCAAATGGTCATAAATTTCAGAAACAGCTCACATAAAACTTCATGTTTTTATGAAAAATGTTAAGTTttagaaaaaaatatttttatgtgttaatgaaaaacaaaaaaagaacacTTGAAAACCGCAAAAATAATATGAAAGGAGGGCCCCATGACCTACTTGCCAGGGAGGATAGGGGAGAAGACGATGGGAGTGGACTGTGGAGGCTTAGAAGAAAGGGCAGGGCAGAGAAGGAGTCTGGGGAGAAGAAAAACTGGTGATGGTGTGCATCATGCTACAGCGAGGTTTGTCATACAACACTACATATGATGGTGTGCTCTCTGCAATATTTAAGCGCCTAGGTTATAACGTACCCTCTAGATCGGTTAGCTAATGGAATTGATTAGTAGTTTTGCCATGATGGGACAGAGAACCATCAACCATGGCAGCTAAAGTAGATTTTAATGAAAAGGCCACCAGCGCTCACATGGCTCCACGCTGCTCCACACTACTGCCTAACCGGCTCCTTGACCTCGCTCTTCTCAGGCAGTCAAGCTCATCACCATTACTCcatccaacaccatcaaccatggCACTTGTTGTCTAGCGTGCGGCTTCTTCTTCTCCAAGAGGGAGATGGTGGGGACGGGGGCGCTGGGCTCCATCATCATCAAGCTCGCCACCTTGCTCGGCGATGAGTACACGATGCTCAAGGGCGTTCGCAAGGACATCGCGTTCCTCGAGCGCGAGCTCCGCACCATGCAGATCAAGGAGTTTTCGACCATCTCTTGTGTATGTGTGGCGCTCCGCAATTTTTAATCTTTTCTGTTTTTAATCATTTTATTCTTTACTTTTTAATATTTTccttgtttattttcttttatttttccatttttaatttttttcataaaTATATTATGACTTTTTTCAAATGCGTGAAATGTTTAAAAACGTTGAAATTTATGTCTTGAACCATTTTAAAACataattaaataaatatttatctttaatttcaaaaaataaattgagtgaacatttttttaaaaattgtgaacaaatttaaaATTTCATGAATCTTTTTTTAATGTGTGTATATTTTAAAATTTCCATGAACATGATTTTAATATAAGACTTATTTCTGAAAACATACGAAAATTTTTCTAAAAAATTAAATGTCATGAACATTTAttaaaaatgcatgaataattttaAAATTTCATCAATGTTCTTCTAAATGCATGGAATTAAATATGTGAACACTTTTTTAGAAAATTGTGCGAaccattttaaaaaatgttatCATCTTTTTTACCCAAATATACTGATAATTATAAaagtgaaaataaataaataaaagttaAAAAACGTAATTGTGTACGCAAGGTCATCGCAGATGCGCTCCACCTTACTCACACTTGGCCCGTAGCATTTACGAGCGCAACAAGCAAAGCAAGGGTAGCGGTTGGATGGAGCTAGATATCGATACTCCCCTCGGGAGGACGGTTCAGTTGGATTTTCAGCTATTTTATCAGTTTATGCTCACTTATCTACTTCGGCATTTTGTTATTTGGATGCTTTTAATTAAAAATGTTCAACAATTTTCAAAAGGTTtacatttttaaaaaaatcatgatttcagAAATGATCATAGATATAAAAATGGTAAAAATTAATAAATATTATTCACATATTTAGAAAAAACATTCTTAAATTGTAGAAGTATTCACGAATTTTTAAATTGTTCCAAAATTTTGCATACAATCATGACTTTTGAAAAGCGTTCACAAAGTTAAGAATTGTTCACAAATTTAGCCGCGTCCTACTTATGTTGGATTCGCACATGGTATGGTATGTCAAATACAATCATGACTGTTTCCGCTTTGTTCCCTCAGACATATCCCAAACTCCCTCTATTTGACATACCATACCATACCATGTGCGAATCCAACATAATCGGGTATAATTGTTTTTTCGAATCCGCAACCTACTTATACTTGTCCCGCTTCCATATCCGTATAAAGTCAAATATGATATGGTATGACAATTATCCTACCGTATCGACTCCGGTTTCGTTCTAACAAGCAACCCACTTATCTCTTTGAATCCTCTACAACAATCGAGGGAAAAGCTCGAGATAACCAATAATAACACAAACAAACATCAACCTTCTCCTAAAGTACACAGGGGGGATATGAGATGGGCCGACGGGAGTGGACTTGCGAGGCATGTGAGGTTAGGGATGGAGAGAACATGGCAGTGAGAAGAACATGGCTGGTACTTTTCTTAACTACCCCTAGACTACTGTAGAAGCAGCACTTAGGgttcaaaaatagaaaaaaaaatgaaCGTTGGGCGTTGGATCTTGGATGAATGCTCGAGATGGGCTGCGTGGAGCTGGTGAAGAGACCTGTTTTGTATATTGGTGTTAGTCAAGGGGTTTTCATGAAATGTATGAAGCTTTGCACACCGGCTCCCGCACACGAATCTAGAGCATCCATCCAAGATCCGACGGCCCATTTTGTGCCATCATCAGTGTTGGCATAAGTATTTAATCACTAACCCCTGACAGAACATCCAGTGAACACGAACCTAGTGGACCTAAAACAAACTCCATGCTCCAGCGAGGTTTGTCAGACAATACATATGATGTTGTGCTCTCCGAAATATTTTAGTGCCACCTCTAGTGGCTTTGCCTTTGATGGGACAGAGCCGTATTCCAAGGAGTAAAACAAAGAGCAGGACCATGCTGCATCCTGCATGGTTGGTTCAGCAGAACACTTGGTTGCTAAGATAGATTCACATGGGAAGGGATGCTCATCGTAATTGTTTATCTTCTTACCACTAGCAGGACACTTTGGTTCGCTCAGATTCAGTCTGAATGATCCCTTAGGACCCACCTGGCAGCCTCATGCGATGGGCTTCCGAGAAGCTCCATAGCAACAACAGaggtaccacacacacacacacacacacacacacacaccacgctcctccaccatggCCTAACCGGCTCCTTGACTTCGTTCTTCTCAAGCAGTCAAGCTCACCCACCATCACTCCATCCAAGTATCCAACACCATAACCCATGGCACCTGTGTAGCGGCTAGCTTCTTCTTCTCCTAGGGAGATGGTGGGGACGGGAGCGTTGGGCTCCGTCATCGTCAAGCTCGCCACCTTGCTTGGCGACGGGCACACGATGCTCAAGAGCGTTCGCAAGGACATCGCGTTCCTCGAGCGCGAGCTCCGCACGATGCAGATCCTGGTGAACATGCTGGCGGGCATGGAGGGGCTCGACAAGCTGGCCATGGGCTGCATGGGCAGCATGCGGGATCTCGGCCACGACATGGAGGGGTGCATCGACCGCTTCATGCTCCGCCTCGACGAAAACGACATGGAGATGGAGGCCGCGCCCACGTTCCCGAGGAGCACCGCGCGCCAGCTCAAGACAATGTTTGCCCGCCATGGCGTCGGGGCCCAGatcaagaagctcaaggcccgtgtCGTCGAGGAGGGCGAGCGGCGGCGTAGGCTGAATCCCGACAACTACGTCTCGATGACGATAGATCCTCGGCTGGCTCCGTTACACGGAGTGGCCAAGGACTTGGTGGCCATTGACGGCCCCAGGAACGAGGTCATCTCTTTGTTGACGGAGGAGAGCGTGGACCTGAAGGTGGTGGCCGTTGTTGGAGGTGCTGGGTTGGGAAAGACCACCCTTGCCATGGAGGCCTATCGCAAGATTGGACGGCACTTCCAGTGCCGAGCTTCTGTGTCGGTGTCGCGCACCCTCGACCGTGACAAGCTCTTGAAAGATCTCCTTTCTCAAATCGACCAGGCTGCATTTCATGATTGTCAGTCGGAGAGGTGGGATAAAGATCAACTAATCCGTCGGATCCGACACATTTTGACAGGAAAGAGGTAAATTTTTCTTCATCCGTACATGGGATTAGCATTTGAtgattttatttatgatatgtttgTTTGCAAAGATAAATGTAGGTGTAGTGCTGAACATCATATTTGTGTTAATGGCCTTACTTAATAGTGTAACACTGCACAGGTACTTCCTTGTGGTTGATGATGTATGGAAAGAACAAGACTGGAAATTCGTCAAAGGAGTTTTTCCTGACAATCATAATGGCAGCAGAATAATTGTTACTACACGCATAGCCAATGTAGCCAAGTCAACTTGTTCTAATTCTGGCGGTCAGCTCTATCAAATGCTACCTCTGAACTATATTGATTCCCGAAGATTGTTCTTTAAGAGGATTTTCCACTCCGATAACTCCTGCCCTCCTCAGCTAGAAAAGATTTCAGCTAGGATCTTAAGGAAATGCGGCGGGCTGCCATTGGCTATAATCACCATCGCGAAATTTCTGTCCAACAAACATCAAACCCCAGATGAATGGGAGAGACTCCAGGGTTCCATTGGTGCTGGTCTTTCATATAAGAGTGATAATCATGGAAATGGTATGGGACATATATCACTGCTTAGTTATTGGGATCTTCCGCACCACTTGAAGACTTGCTTGTTGTACTTATGCATATATCCAGAGGGCGAGTACATCTCGTGTGAGGAAGTGAAGTGGAAATGGATACTTGAAGGATTCATTGCCACAAAGCGGGGAAATTTGTATCAAGAAGCAGAGAGTTGTTTCAATGAACTTGTCAATAGAAGCATGATCCAGCTAGTCGATGTTGACGATGACAACTTTGAACGATATTGTCAGGTTCATGTGATGGTGCATGACCTTCTAATATCCTTGTCAGACTAGGAGAGTTTTGCCACTGTTTAAATGGTGACAAGCTTGGGCTGCACAGTCATGTGCCATGTCATTGTATTTCCTGGGAATATGTATAACCAGAATTTGAACACTGGTTGTGAAAGCTAGATGACTCCTGATTTCCCAATGTTCAGGGTTGTTCTGAAGATGTCTAGATGAAGCAGCATGTGCTAGAATCAGATTTCTCCATTTGAAGAGCCAATGCTTTTACTTGGAGTGGACAACTGACTTGCACATCTTCTGCTGGGATGCTAATGTTACCCTGCTGCTATTCTGCTTGCACTTGAATGTAGATCTGCCGGTAATTGTATGATCTGCTGGCTTCCATGCTCCATCTGTGGAAACTTGGCAACCTGATCTTGTAATGtgctgttttgttttgtttttgccaAAAGTTCCTGCTGTGTTGaccatgtgccatgtgatgtgttTGGTTCTGCTCCTCATGTGAGCGTTTTCTTCACTGTGGAAAAAAAAACATATAGAGGTAGTATTTGAGAATTCAGAGTCTAGGTATCACCGAGGTTCCTCAAGATAATATATTGGGAAGCTACTCAATTTGCAGGGCTGTTATCATGGTAAACCGCCATCAACCATAGCCCGACTACACAAACCGGTGCGCTTATTCGTTGACCATAACTCTGGCTACAGAATCTTATAAGCTAATTGGAAAGACAAAGTGTTTATGCTTCAGCAACCAACTGAACTGAACCGGCTGTGCTTGAGTCGAGATGTCAGGTTCAAATCTCTGAATTTCAGGAGCACCTTTGTTGACAGCTTCGGTTTGTTTATATATAAGTAATACTAGCTGAACTGCTTGATATTGGTATGTATATGGATGCTACATGGTTCCAGCAGTACCAGGATCAGGCGGAGCGTCCTCTTCGACGTACGGCTACCTCTGGAAACAAATCTATAATACGGCGAAGCACAAAACAGGAGAGACGCggcctttccctctccttcctgcGAGGTTCGGTTCAAAACAGAGTCTTCAGACTCATAACCAATGGAAGAAGTAAGTGGTACTTGTTGCTGATTTTTTTTTGTTTGAGTGATAATCAGTTCCAGAATTAATCTGAAATTTAAACTAGAGCTGAACATTGCTTAGGCTAATGTAAAAAAAGAGAGCAAGATTTTGAGCGTTGATGAACACATGGATTGATCTGGAAATGTACGCTTAAACTGAACATTATTTATAGTAGTTTCAGACTTCCAGTAGCATTTCGCTTCCCCCAAAGGAACATTTGTCCGACAGTGAATCTTTTGACAAGCCGAGCAAAGAGCAGAGTTCCGTTTGGAGGAGGGTGAAACAATTGCAGAACTGAAGAGAAGTTGGTTCGTTTGCCATAACCTGAGCTGTGGTTACCACAATTTCAGAAGTAAAATTTGGGGTGTGAGCTGGGCACTAACTATGGTTTTCAGTTTTCCACAATTATATATACACAAATGTCAAACAGTTAGGCTTGCGTGCTATGAACAAACGGAAACTGTCGACGAAGGTGCAGCTGAAATTCAGAGATTTGAACATGACACCTCGAGGCAACTACAGCCGGTTCAGTTCAATTGGTTGTTGAAGCATACAAATCTTGCGTTTGCCAAATATCTCAAGAGGATTCGATGAAATGGCTTAAATGATTCGGATACAAAAAAAACTTGCACAAGGGAAACAACAAGTCTAGAATGGAACAAGAAATTAGATTTCAGGGCAGGCACATACTCACCTGCTTCCCTACGCCTATCCCCCTCCTTTGCCCTCTCCTCGTAACTCTTAAGCATCTCATCTTCAAGACCTCCTCCCGAGTTGCATCATCATAAAAAGTTTGGACCAGGAGGTACACAAGGCTTGCAAGATGTTCGATGCCTATGTTCAAACCATCACCATATCTCAACTAAACTTGAGTTGCACTCCAGGAAAGGTTGTGCCATCGGAGTGCTGTCATCGCACCTGCTGCAAATTTTATACCCATTTCTTCGCCACACCAAATACTATAGTCGAACACCTCTCGCAGCTTGAATCTGTTACTACATACAGTCAGGACGCCAGCTGAATTTGAGACTTTTAGCTGGAGATAGGCCAAACAAGGCACCCATAAGAATATAATTTTCTAGTTTAAGATGGCTGCAGACCTTCTCCATCAAGTAGTTTGACTTTCATCTGCAATTTGAGGATGTTGGTTAGGGTGGCCATTCCCTTGGGAACTTttttcatcatataattttctagttTAGGATCTTGAAGGTGTGGAAAGGTTTAACGGATCCCTAAACAAATATTTTTCCCATTTTTCGATGACTAGGAAGATATCGACGGTTGTGTTTGCCCAACTCATTGAGAGATGACTCCAGTTTTTCTCCATTGTATCTCAAAACGCACTTATCCTCATCAGGACAATTCAATAATTCACCCATCAAAATCTTTCTCAGTCTGGTTAGATGTCCAA
Protein-coding regions in this window:
- the LOC123164541 gene encoding disease resistance protein RGA5, producing MVGTGALGSVIVKLATLLGDGHTMLKSVRKDIAFLERELRTMQILVNMLAGMEGLDKLAMGCMGSMRDLGHDMEGCIDRFMLRLDENDMEMEAAPTFPRSTARQLKTMFARHGVGAQIKKLKARVVEEGERRRRLNPDNYVSMTIDPRLAPLHGVAKDLVAIDGPRNEVISLLTEESVDLKVVAVVGGAGLGKTTLAMEAYRKIGRHFQCRASVSVSRTLDRDKLLKDLLSQIDQAAFHDCQSERWDKDQLIRRIRHILTGKRYFLVVDDVWKEQDWKFVKGVFPDNHNGSRIIVTTRIANVAKSTCSNSGGQLYQMLPLNYIDSRRLFFKRIFHSDNSCPPQLEKISARILRKCGGLPLAIITIAKFLSNKHQTPDEWERLQGSIGAGLSYKSDNHGNGMGHISLLSYWDLPHHLKTCLLYLCIYPEGEYISCEEVKWKWILEGFIATKRGNLYQEAESCFNELVNRSMIQLVDVDDDNFERYCQVHVMVHDLLISLSD